Part of the Bradyrhizobium sp. AZCC 1721 genome, GCTGCTGGCTTCGCGGAGTTGGGTGGTGCCTCGCCTATCAATGATGTGCGGAAAGCGCCTACGCTGACCCGTGCAATCGCCGAAACGTCAGAATCATGTTGTTGGCGGGCATCCGCTCGGTTTCGACCAGCGTGAGGCCAACGCTTGCGGCGAGTTGCTCGAGGTCGGCTATATCGCGCACGCCCCACTCGGCGTCCTGCTCGCGCAGGCTGGTGTCGAACACGGCGTTGCTTATAGCGGTGTGCTTGCCGTCGCGCTTGAACGGGCCATAGAGAAACAGCCGTCCGTCATCGCGGAGATAGCGCGCCGCGCCGGCGAACAAGCCCTCGGCGACGCGCCAGGGCGCGATGTGGATCACATTGGCGCAGAACACCGCGAGCAGTTTGCCCGGCCCGCTGCCGTCATGCATCGCCGGACACCAGGCCGGATCGACGAGATCGACCCGCAGCGGAGAACGAATGTTCGGAAAGCCGGCATGCGTGCGCCACGCTTCGATGCTCCTGAGATGTCGTTCATTGAGATCGCTCGGCCACCAGGTGATGTCGGGCGTGTGCTTTGCGAAATGCACCACATGCTGGCCGGTGCCGCTGCCGGCCTCCAGCGCGTTACCGGATTTGCCGGTGAG contains:
- a CDS encoding DUF938 domain-containing protein, whose translation is MAEHVAEFGKDGRPVEPDGRLDAAAFHRNHEPIWAVLQKFLTGKSGNALEAGSGTGQHVVHFAKHTPDITWWPSDLNERHLRSIEAWRTHAGFPNIRSPLRVDLVDPAWCPAMHDGSGPGKLLAVFCANVIHIAPWRVAEGLFAGAARYLRDDGRLFLYGPFKRDGKHTAISNAVFDTSLREQDAEWGVRDIADLEQLAASVGLTLVETERMPANNMILTFRRLHGSA